Sequence from the Magallana gigas chromosome 4, xbMagGiga1.1, whole genome shotgun sequence genome:
agccattttgaaataaaaaaaaccaataactcatttactttttttattcttatctTTAGCATTATCTTTAGCAATCATGATATGGTGAGGGCATTTCCATCCAATTCTGCTCAGAGGTGCTTTGGTTGTGGCTGTAATGCCAACGCACAAAGCATGCACCCAGTACTCGCATGTCTGCTTCACCCGCCCACGCTGCGAGACATGTGAACACCCAATCCAGAGAGCCTTGGTATCTTTCCTCCCTTCTCCACAGAATCTACACAGTGTAGAATCTTGAACTGTGGAGAAGGAGGACTCCGATGTCTGCGTCTCTGTATGGCGCGTCCTGCTCCTTATGGGTGACAACGACAGGGATGTCCTGGGGTCCATTGAGCTTGTAGATGGGACGTCTTCTTTTTGTTGGGGTCCATCTTGAACATTGATCTTTCCCTGAAATTTATAACATAGGGAATAAAAGTACtcttttaatattaattgagTTCTTTTTTATGACGTtcat
This genomic interval carries:
- the LOC117687985 gene encoding uncharacterized protein, encoding MDPRTSLSLSPIRSRTRHTETQTSESSFSTVQDSTLCRFCGEGRKDTKALWIGCSHVSQRGRVKQTCEYWVHALCVGITATTKAPLSRIGWKCPHHIMIAKDNAKDKNKKSK